The region tcaatttaaaaaggAAATGAATACAAACTTATAATAGTTGACTGTAACATCCACAACCTCCATAgtgataaaattcaaaatacaataAGTGACTTCTGATGTGAAATTCACTTCTTTAACATTACCCAACTTTTTAAGCTTATGCTCacaaattaattcaataaataagaaAAGGAGAATTCGGAGATAATTCGTTGTAAGAGTCACGCTCCTTCCATGAATCTCCTAATCTTTTCAAATCAACAAGAGAAGATCCACTTCCTCCTCTTGCCTCATTAGCACTTATTTtcatctttaaaatattttctctaaTCTCTTTTCCTTTATTTGATTCCATCAACTCAATAACTCGCTCCCCTAACTCAGACGCACTTACAAACTTGTCCCTTGACTCGTTTAGTTTCAATGCAATTTTTGTTTCTTGCACCAAAATCACTCTATTAAGATTTTGTTCAGCGTAAAGCGGCCATGTAATCATTGGAACTCCTTCACAAATTGCCTCCAAAATTGAGTTCCACCCACAATGAGTCACCAACCCACCCACTGACTCATGACTCAATATCGCTCTTTGTGGGGCCCAGTTCCTCACCACCATTCCATTCTCCTTTGTCCTCTCCAAAAATCCTTCCGGCAACAACTCGTCCAAACTCAACTCATCTAAATCCAACTCGCTCCTAACAACCCACAAGAATCTTTGTTTACTTTTCTCCAATCCAAGAGCTATCTCATTCAACTGAGCCTTAGAAAATCTCCCCATACTTCCAAAGCTCAACAACACAACGCTTTGACGGGGCTGCAAGTCGAGCCAACTCATACATTGATGTTCGTCTGTA is a window of Cicer arietinum cultivar CDC Frontier isolate Library 1 unplaced genomic scaffold, Cicar.CDCFrontier_v2.0 Ca_scaffold_5627_v2.0, whole genome shotgun sequence DNA encoding:
- the LOC101514581 gene encoding isoflavone 7-O-glucosyltransferase 1-like; the encoded protein is MLSLFLHLPTYHKKATKAIKDFNIDTPIELPGLPTLFVDDYPDDGKDPTSPGYQILLECAKVFRESDGVIINTFDAFESKAIKALRDGSCVPDGTSPLIFCIGPVISTLYDTDEHQCMSWLDLQPRQSVVLLSFGSMGRFSKAQLNEIALGLEKSKQRFLWVVRSELDLDELSLDELLPEGFLERTKENGMVVRNWAPQRAILSHESVGGLVTHCGWNSILEAICEGVPMITWPLYAEQNLNRVILVQETKIALKLNESRDKFVSASELGERVIELMESNKGKEIRENILKMKISANEARGGSGSSLVDLKRLGDSWKERDSYNELSPNSPFLIY